The region GCGGGCGGTTTCGTGCCCGGCGGCGCGAGCCTGCACAACTGCATGTCGGGCCACGGGCCGGATGCCGAATCGTTCGAGAAGGCGTCCGCCGCCGACACGACCCGGCCGCACAAGGTCGATCACACGATGGCGTTCATGTTCGAGACCCGCACGCTGATCCGTCCGACCCGCCACGCGCTCGATTCGGCGCAGCGGCAGCTGAACTACTTCGAGTGCTGGCAGGGCATCCGCAAATACTTCAATCCGGAGCAACGATGAGCTTGACCCCCGAACTGCGCGCGACCCTCGATCCCGCGCGCAAGAGCTGGCTGCAGTCGGCCAATGAGGTCGACTGCGATTTTCCGATCCAGAACCTGCCGTTCGGCGCGTTCAGCGATGCGCGCCATCCCGCGCCGCGCGCGGGCGTCGCGCTCGGCGACATGATCATCGATCTCGCGGCGCTGCAGCGCGCGGGCCTGCTGGACCTGCCGGAGGGCGCGCCGCGCGACGTGTTCGAGCGCGCCGCGCTGAACGGCTTCATCGCGCTCGGGCGCGAGGTCTGGCGCGGCGTGCGGGTGCAATTGAGCACGCTGTTCGAGGCGGCGCACGCGCGCCTGCGCGACGACGCCGCGCTGCGCGCGCGGGTGCTCGTGGCGCAGCGCGACGCGACGCTGCATCTGCCCGTCGAGATCCCGGGCTACACCGATTTCTATTCGTCGAAGGAACACGCGACCAATGTCGGCTCGATGTTCCGCGATCCCAAGAATGCGCTGCTGCCGAACTGGTCGGAGATGCCGATCGGCTACAACGGCCGCGCGTCGTCGGTGGTGGTGAGCGGCACGCCGGTGCGCCGGCCGAACGGCCAGCTCAAGCTGCCGGATGCGGAGCGTCCGCAGTTCGGCGCGTGCCGCAAGCTCGACATCGAGCTGGAGACGGGCTTCATCGTCGGACGCGGCAACGCGCTCGGCGAGCCGATCGCGTGCGAGGACGCGGAGTCGCACATCTTCGGCATGGTGCTGCTCAACGACTGGAGCGCGCGCGACATCCAGCAGTGGGAATACGTGCCGCTCGGGCCGTTCAACGCGAAGACCTTCGCGACCACGATCTCGCCGTGGATCGTCACGCTCGACGCGCTCGAGCCGTTCCGCGTCGCGCAGCCCGCGCAGCAGCCGGAGCCGCTCGGCTACCTGCGCCACGCGGGCGCGCACGGTTTCGATATCGATCTCGAAGTGCGCCTGCGCGCCGAGGGCGCGTCCGTCGCGACGACGATCGCGCGCACCAACTTCAAGCACATGTATTGGACGATGGCGCAGCAGCTCGCGCACCACACGGTGTCGGGCTGCAACACGCGGGTGGGCGACCTGATGGGTTCGGGCACGATCAGCGGGCCGACCCGGGATTCGTTCGGCAGCCTGCTGGAACTGACCTGGAACGGCAAGGAGCCGGTTGCGCTGGACGGCGGCGGCGCGCGCGCGTTCATCGAGGACGGCGACGAGCTCACGCTCGCGGGCTGGTGCCAGGGCGAGGGCTACCGGGTCGGGTTCGGCGTCTGCGCGGGGAAGATCCTGCCCGCGTTGGCGCACGGCTGACGCGCGGGGCCCCGGCGCCATGCCGGGGCCGCAGCGAAACGGCGGCCCTTGCGCGGCCGCCGTTTCGCTGCGCGCCGAGAACGGCGCGCGGCGTTCTACGATCCGGCGCGCAGGTCGCCCTGCGGCAGCGCGCGCCGCTCCCACAGCGCGGCCGCGAGGAACACGAGGACGCCGGCGACCAGCACGCCGACCATCGAATTGCTGCCCCAGCGTTCCATCAGCGCGCCCGCGAGCAGCGGGCCGCCGAAGCTCGCGGCGCTCCACGACGCCGACACCAGCGAGCTGGCGGTGACGAGCGCCGCGCCGCGGAAGCGCTCGCCGCAGGCGACGAGCGACAGCGTGTAGATCGCGCCCGCCGCCGCGCCGAGCACGAACAGCAGCGGCCAGCACAGCCACGGCGTCGCGACCACGAGCGGCAGGAACGGCATCAGCGCGAGCACCACGACGCCCGCGCCGAGATGCACGCGCTCGCGGCCGAGCCGGTCCGCGAGCCAGCCGATCGGGAATTGCATCGCGGTGTCGCCGAACAGCATGATCGACGCGAACAGCACCGCGGCCGCGCCCGCGACGCCGTGGTCCATCGCGTAGATCGGCAGGAGCGACAGC is a window of Burkholderia sp. FERM BP-3421 DNA encoding:
- the fahA gene encoding fumarylacetoacetase; protein product: MSLTPELRATLDPARKSWLQSANEVDCDFPIQNLPFGAFSDARHPAPRAGVALGDMIIDLAALQRAGLLDLPEGAPRDVFERAALNGFIALGREVWRGVRVQLSTLFEAAHARLRDDAALRARVLVAQRDATLHLPVEIPGYTDFYSSKEHATNVGSMFRDPKNALLPNWSEMPIGYNGRASSVVVSGTPVRRPNGQLKLPDAERPQFGACRKLDIELETGFIVGRGNALGEPIACEDAESHIFGMVLLNDWSARDIQQWEYVPLGPFNAKTFATTISPWIVTLDALEPFRVAQPAQQPEPLGYLRHAGAHGFDIDLEVRLRAEGASVATTIARTNFKHMYWTMAQQLAHHTVSGCNTRVGDLMGSGTISGPTRDSFGSLLELTWNGKEPVALDGGGARAFIEDGDELTLAGWCQGEGYRVGFGVCAGKILPALAHG